A section of the Carya illinoinensis cultivar Pawnee chromosome 12, C.illinoinensisPawnee_v1, whole genome shotgun sequence genome encodes:
- the LOC122290033 gene encoding transcription factor MYB3-like, with protein MAPKNDGSAKKVVMNKGAWTAEEDQKLSQYTEIHGAKRWKTVAFKAGLNRCGKSCRLRWLNYLRPNIKRGNISDAEEDLILRLHKLLGNRWSLIAGRLPGRTDNEIKNYWNSHLSKKIIKEKKLEISTKQEIVPKEPCVTPHVDVEGVKGNTRNSEGNFDVNEFFDFTIDLGSCGLEWVNKFFELDDDSCLTEKR; from the exons atGGCACCAAAAAATGATGGATCAGCTAAGAAAGTAGTAATGAACAAAGGAGCATGGACggcagaggaagatcaaaaacTGTCACAGTACACTGAAATCCACGGTGCAAAGAGGTGGAAAACAGTTGCATTCAAAGCAG GTTTGAATCGATGCGGGAAGAGTTGCAGACTGAGATGGCTGAATTATCTGAGACCCAACATCAAAAGAGGCAACATCTCAGATGCAGAAGAGGACTTGATACTTAGGCTGCATAAGCTACTGGGAAACAG GTGGTCTCTCATTGCTGGTAGACTTCCGGGACGAACAGACAATGAGATAAAGAATTATTGGAATTCTCATTTGAGCAAGAAAATCATCAAGGAGAAAAAATTAGAGATTTCAACGAAACAAGAGATTGTGCCTAAGGAACCATGTGTCACCCCTCATGTAGACGTGGAGGGTGTTAAAGGAAATACTAGAAATTCTGAAGGTAATTTTGATGTCAATGAATTCTTTGACTTCACCATTGATTTAGGATCATGTGGATTGGAGTGGGTGAACAAGTTCTTTGAACTCGACGACGATTCGTGCCTCACTGAGAAAAGGTGA